The nucleotide sequence GCAAGCTGGAGGACGACCCGTCGCATCCGAAGCACCTGCTGACCGAGGCCGGGATGGGTTACCGCTTCCAGGTGTAGCCGCCCCGGGGAACCGGGTCGCGCCTAGGCCCCGGTCACGCCCGGCCCGACCAGCCGCGCGGCCATCTCCATCAGCGGGCCGTGCAGGTGGAGCACCGCCTGCGGGTCGTCGTCGAGCACCGCGTTGGTGACCAACGTCGAGACCGCCGCCACCAGGGCCTGGCAGGTGAACCGGTCCTGGTCGGTGCGCGCGCCGAGCGCCGACTGCACGCCCTCGACGAACTCCTGCTGCAGTTCGAGGCGCTTGGCGACGGCCTCCGGCCCGGCGGTGTAGACACCCACCAGGTACAGCCGCGACAGTCCCGGATCGGCGGCCATCACGGTCAGGTACGTCTGAAGCAGCGCGCCGAACGCGTCCAGTGACGGCTCGACGGCGCGGCTCGCCACCATGAAGTCGATGACCGCCCGCTGACGCAGCCCGTACCCGGCGAGGAAGCACTCCTGCTTGTCGGCGAACAGCTCGTAGAACGTCTGCCGGGACACCCCGGCGACCTTGATGATGTCCGCGACGCTGGTGTCGAGGTAGCCCTTGTCGCCCATCACCGTCTCCAGCGCGGCCAGGATGCGCTCACGCTGGTTCGCCTTGACCTCGTCGCGGCTCAACTGATGCCTGCCGGGCCGCAGTCGCTTGCTGGTATCCATGCTCGTGCTCGTCGCGGGTTGCCGATCGTCGTCTGACGGATCTCGTCATCGCGCAGCGATCATAGGCGCGGATCCGCGGCTGCGGACCGCTACGGACACGTCATCGGCGATCTTTCGAACATTGAATTGCGCGTCGTGAACGGACGTGTTTCTATTGTTGACGTAACGAAGTGTGCAGGACAGTGCCTTCGGTTTCGCCTTCGGAGCGGATCCAGCTGAGGGGACTGGATCCGCTTCGAGGGAACCGGGCGTCGACCGCCCCGTCAGGGCGCCGTCTCGGCGGCCAGCGCGATGAGCTTCGCCCGCACCAGGTCCGGGCGTTCGTCCACGATGAAGTGCCCGGCGTCGACCGCCTCGAACGTGTAGTCGTCGGCGTTCGCGGTCTCCGGCGACGCCAGCGACTCGTGCACGGCGGTATCGCCGCGGCCGAACAGCACCCGGATCGGCACCGTGGCCCGGCGCGACTCGGGATCCCTGCGCCCCGCGCCCATCTCCTTGGTCAGGAACGTGCGGTACGTGTCGCGCGCCGACCGGGCGACGACCGGATCGCGGAACCGCTCGGTGTAGGTCCGCACCACCGACCGGTCCAGCTTCCGGGCCGCCACCCCGAAGATCACCCGCTCCAGGTACGGCGTGCGCTGCTGCAGCGGCACGCCGATGGACGCCACGAAGGGCTGGTAGAGCG is from Mycolicibacterium grossiae and encodes:
- a CDS encoding TetR/AcrR family transcriptional regulator, producing the protein MDTSKRLRPGRHQLSRDEVKANQRERILAALETVMGDKGYLDTSVADIIKVAGVSRQTFYELFADKQECFLAGYGLRQRAVIDFMVASRAVEPSLDAFGALLQTYLTVMAADPGLSRLYLVGVYTAGPEAVAKRLELQQEFVEGVQSALGARTDQDRFTCQALVAAVSTLVTNAVLDDDPQAVLHLHGPLMEMAARLVGPGVTGA